The Lolium rigidum isolate FL_2022 chromosome 2, APGP_CSIRO_Lrig_0.1, whole genome shotgun sequence genomic interval GCCAAGCGGTTGCTCTAGGTGGCAAAGTTATGGGATTTTGGAGCAAACCAGATACATTCATCGATTTCAACTACTGGCTTAGTAATAGACTGTCAGAAAGCTTTGGCTTTGTCCTGGTTGTGGCAGCATTTAGCCCATCAGGGTGGATCAGAGAAGAGTTTGCTGAGAagtaaaaaagaagaaagaaaggcaggaTGAACAATACGAAAGTGTCAACATATCCACTACTTATCACTCATATTGCAGGAGACACTTGTAAGTTACCAAAATAGTAAGAAAAGAATCAGTCAGAACTTTTGTCTTGTAGAGTATGTGTAAACCCTCTATGAATTTTAAACCTTATTGGCGTTTTGAGTATAACAGGATTTTCATTCGGTTAAGTTTGATATTTTCTGATGGCCACGAAGTAGTCAGGACAAAATATAGAGCACGCACCAGAATCTCTACAGTCCAGTTGGATTCAACCAGCAATAGCATATGAAGGCAACTCAAAATGAGGCAGCCAATTTTGCTGAGACCACttcaaaccaaaccaaaccaagAGCTTTTGTAAAATAATCTCAGGAAGAACTACTGAAAAACGATGTCTGCATTCCATACATTCACTCCAGAGGTAGCAGTGACTATTCCTGCTGAATGTTAAGGCGGCAGAGCAGCAAGTTAGTCCACAAGCTCCAGTAGCTAGTTAGTCCTTGCTGATGCCCTACAAAGGCTCATACTGCAAATACTGTTTCACTCTTGACATTCATTCTACCATGGCATCAGCCTTCTCCTTCGTTGGAGGATTGGCATTTTTAGCTTTCTTTCTACCTGCGGAATGAATCAATATAGCTTGAGTGAATCTTTCAACCGGGTAAACATGGAAAAGCCATTGAAGATAGAAAATGGGAGCAACATGTTTGTGTTTGATGTATCAAGTTACTTGAACATCATAGTAACTAACCTTTGccttttagtcttttgatctgtaTCCTTGAGTTTTTCTTCACATTAAACTTAATCTGAGGCTTGTCTTTTCCAGTTTCTGAAGATGCTGTATGTAGAAGTACAACGATAAGCAATAGGAGGATGACCACATATATTTGTCTCAATTTGGATGTATTTATACACTAAATAAATCGCGTCTAGGTACATCCAAACTTTAAAAAATCAGTGACATCTTTTTGGGGATGAAGGGAGTATATATATACATAAGTTATGGCATCAGAAAGAAGAATgaagtgacaaaacaaatataggCAGAAATGACAACAAACAACCCAGAGACATTGTTACAAAATAAAACAATGGAAGACAACATAATTCCCTCCATAAGCAGCAGATAGATTAAGGTCCATCAGCAATCAAGCTTGCTTATCAAAGTGTCCAGGTACAAAACAACATCATTATTTTGCAAAAATAAGGACATAATATTAGACCTTCCAAAATAAAAAGGGGGGACATGAGTAGCCCAACTAAACTAGTCGGAATCTACATGACATGTTGTGCAGCCCTACCATAACAAAAATCTATGAAGAGTAAATACAGGCTTTTCTTCACAAATGATGAATACAATCTTCAGCGAAGAAAATGAACATGCTAAAAGTACGTACACGAGTACATACATCTGAACAAACATGCATAAATTCATCACAGCCATCTGGGCACTAGCACAAATTAGACTATGAATATAGATCGGTACTTTTCCATCACTAACTCTTATTTTTTGGGAGCATTTCATCACCAGTTAAGGCATCTTCCTTGCTTTGCTTACAGAATAAAAATAGCCATGCATAACTATCAAGATAATTCATGAAATCAAGAAACAATTAGTGAAGCCCCCACTCCTATGGAATAAATACAATCTTGGCATTACCAGGATAATCACGTGAGGCGTGATGATACAGAGCACTAATCTTTTAGCAACAGAAGGTTAACAATTGGTATGTAAAAACAATAAATAGCAAATGGAACTTGCGCTATACACCAGTTGGTATAGATTGGCCTCACTACACATTAGCTGTCCAGAATGTTTTAGACCCTTAAATGCTATTCTTATAGCTAACAGTGAAAATAGGCATGCATAACTACCAAGCATAATCCATGGAATCAAGAAACAATTAGTGAAGCGCTCACTCCTATGGAACAAATACAATCTTTGCAGAGCACTAATTTTTTAGCAATAGAAGATTAACAATTGGTACGTACGGAGTAACaatgaaaaatagaaaatgaaatttGTGCTACACCAGTTGGTATAGATTGGCCTCACTACACTTAAGCTGTCCAGAATGTTTTAGACCCTTAAATGCTATTCTGATATTTTGTCTGCATAGaatcttagtttttttttgcttcgcttgacttgaaattggattaatCGATACAAATTGCTTGGGGACATATTTCATGCTGAAATATATAATGCATTGTTCCTAGCTCGATTGTACCATGAACAGGCTCAATTGTACCATGAACTGCCCAATTGAAGTTAACAGAAACGCACAACTCTTAGCTCACCTACAAATTCTAGATAACTCAAGTTAAATAACCCACGACCATGGGCCAATCCTCACGAATGACTAGTACACTGAACTCTCGTGCAAACTACCTAAGAACTTAACTACAGACAAATAAACATCTGCTTAATTTCCCCTACCAGGCTCGAACAATCAGAGAGGCAAATGGCAATACGTAATTACATATATACATCTGAACAGACATACATAGGCACTAGGATAAATCTAAACATAGATGGGTACTTTTCCATCACTGATTCTTATTTGTTGGGAGCATTCCGTCACTAGTTCAGCTATCTTCCCTTGCTTTTCTTATAGCTAACAGTGAAAATAGGCATGCATAACTACCAAGCATAATCCATGGAATCAAGAAACAATTAGTGAAGCGCTCACTCCTATGGAACAAATACAATCTTTGCAGAGCACTAATTTTTTAGCAATAGAAGATTAACAATTGGTACGTACGGAGTAACaatgaaaaatagaaaatgaaatttGTGCTACACCAGTTGGTATAGATTGGCCTCACTACACTTAAGCTGTCCAGAATGTTTTAGACCCTTAAATGCTATTCTGATATTTTGTCTGCATAgaatcttagtttttttttttttgcttcgcttgacttgaaattggattaatCGATACAAATTGCTTGGGGACATATTTCATGCTGAAATATAGAATGCATTGTTCCTAGCTCGATTGTACCATGAACGGGCTCAATTGTACCATGAACGGTCCAATTGAAGTTAACAGCAACGCACAACTCCTAGCTCACCTAAAATATCCAGATAACTCAAGTTAAATAACCCACGACCATGGGCCAATCCTCACGAATGATTAGTACACAACTCTCGTGCAAACTACCTAAGAACCTAACTATAGTCACTACAAAACTGAATAATTTCCTTCATCCGGTTCGAAACAATCAAGCAAACCAGAAGCCGTACCTTCAGCGGACACCATGTCGACGTCCCCCATGTTGTTCTCCAGCGCCTTCACCAACGCAGCCTCCTTCTGGTCCTGCGCCGCCGCAGCCATGCCCCCACCAAACAAGCATCAGAGAGCCATCAGTACAACAATCACTAGGAAGGGGAGGCGGCAGGAAATCAAATCCTACCCGTTTGTCGCGGCGCTGGAGCTTGCGCTTGCGCTTGCCCGAGATGACGTGGTGGTCGGTGCGCTGCTTGAGCTTGCCGGAGTTGGGGTCCCCATGGGCGCGGCGCTTGCGGTCCTGGCTGTGCTCGCGCTTGTTCTTCGTCACCACGTTGTACTTGGCCATGGCGGCTGGTGAGTCTCGGCCGCCGCGGAAGAGGGAGGGGGGAAAGAGGAAGCCGACCGAACCCTTCCGCTCCGGCCTTTAACCCTTCTATACCGCCTGGAGATTCGTGCAGGTACGGATGGCCACTCGCCGCGAACGATTTTCTCCACCGCTTCGGGCCTGAATGGTTGTTTCCATCTATAGAAGGAAAATGATTCTATTCCCCCGGGGGACGCGCGCGTCGCAACCTCCTGATGGAGCGTCGTCCGATGGACTTCCATCGTCGGGCTGATATTGCGCCACGTCACCCACGCGCGGACAGGGCATTACTCCTATCCCGCATTTGCTGCATCCCACCCACCACCTGGTCGAGACGGCGTGGGGGCTCGTGGGTTTCGTGGTGGAGAGGTTGGCGACGGCGGAGCGAATCCGCGCGCCGCCGACGGTTCCTGCCACCGGAGAAGACGACgcgctcctccgcttcctccggtgAGTTGGCTAGCTCTTCCTCGTCTAGGACTTCCTCCTCTCCTGCTCTTCCCCCAACCCTAGGACTTTTTTCCGCTGCCTAGAACTCCGCGGTGGCGTTGCAAATCCGCGCACCGCCGATGATTTGCTTTGATGTGCGCCTCCAGTGTTGCTTCCCGCGCGATTAAAACACGCTGCCTTCATTTTCGTCCAAGTAATTGTTTGGTACCCGTTGAATCCTCACTTTTCCCCTTCATTTTCTAGGTGTTCTTCAAGGGAATCTTCGCCGGCATTCGATTCGAGTCGTTCCGAGGAATTTCTGCCTGTGCAATCATGGCTGTAAGTTCGAACTCGTTCTCGTGTGGATTTTATACTATGATTTGTAGGCGTTTGTCATGTTGATTTTGTACCCTGCGAGCTACCCCTGTGTATTTCTAGGGCTGTAAGTTCGAGCTCGTTCTCGTGTGGATTTTGTACTAGGATTTGTAGGCGTTTGTCATGTTGATTTTGTACCCTGCGAGCTACCCCTGTGTATTTCTAGGGGTGATATACGTTTCTTTTTTGCTATCCTGTGTGCTTGCTATTGCTGCATAGGTTCATAAATTTAGCTATATTCTAATTATATTGCAAATCCTTTATATTTTTGCTACATTCTCTGTGATAATTGCTATCCAGCTTGCATGCAAATGTTCATGATTGCTACATTCTCTGTGATAATTGCTACGCTGGTGATGATTTTCTTGTATGCTTGTGCTTCATTTGTGtcttttgcttttatttagtttgctacaTAGGCCATTGTGTTTATAAGTTTTGTTTACCATCTATGTACATTATGTACATGAATTGCTGCGTTATCATTTTaaatgtttttcttttgattttttttgtgttCTTCATTTTTAACAGGAAGATGGGATTGGTCATTGGGTTTCCAAGGATCGTTTTGCTGCAAAGCGTCTGCATGCTCTTGCTGCAGAGCTCGATGATCCGAAGAGACGTATTATTGAAGAGCAGAGTGCATTTAGAGCATTGTTGAATGTATCTCCATTCAACATTCCTAATGCTCTAATAGACTTTGTTGCCTCTCATACTAGCCCTGGTTTGCGGGAGTTCAAGTTCCACAAGAAGAGGATAGTTTTCACAAAAGATATGGTGAGGAAAGTTTTTGGAATTCGATGCGGCGACAGACTTGTTGTTCGTAAGAAAGGTGAGCATCCTCAGCTGCGGCGGATATACATAGAAGAAGGACAATCAAGGCCTTTCATCCAAGCATGCCGTTAAATTGCTCAAGGCTTGTGATGTTACGGATGACCTCACCATTATCGGAACATGGGATCTTATATGTTTGGCTACGGTTATTGCCCCCGGTAGCGCAAATCTGATTAGCCTTGACTATTTGGACTCGTATGTTGGACCCTCGGAGGACTCACGAGTTTGCATGGGATGAACACTTGCTTGAGTTAGCAATGCAGGAGGTTACAAAAATCAATAGCAAGACAGCAGAGGTAGTGGTACCAGGAAATGCTAAGAAAAATGAGTTTTGGATCACTGGACCGTTCGCCCTTCTAGCTGTACGTTGTTTGAACTTACCCCATGCTCTGTTTTGTTTTTTGCTTTTTtgctatttttcatgttttaatcttcgCTACTGTAACTGAATTTGTTTATgcttccatcctttctttgacagGTTGTCTACATGGATCACCTTGATTTTCCACCAAATCAACATGTCATTAACTACTCAATTCCTAGAGTATGTTTTGTGACCAGTAGTGATTTCAAGTTTGTTGTCCAAAATGATGCTGATAGGAAGATCCTGAATAATAAGACTGTTTTTGGAAGGCGTCCGGTGAGTTACTCATAGCACCGCTTGGTTTTTTTGTAGTTTTTTCTATAAGATCcttattttcttctcttttttgttgTGTAGTTTCTTGAACTGTCAAACACTCCTTATGGAGTTGCTGCTTTTTCCAACCGTGATCATGTTGAGGAGCCTGTTGAGCAGCCTGTTGAAGAATCTGAAGTGAACCCATCTGCCTCGCTCAATGAATGGCTTGTGTTTCCTACTAGTCAGGATCTTGAGGTATAGTACGTTGTTTTCAGCCTTTTTCCTCTATTATTTTTCATGTAATTGCTGCATTTTTTATATTGTCTTGCTACTTTACATTTAACAATGTTGCTACTATAGTTACTGTTATGTGCTACCATGGTATCATCTGAAAACCTCCAGCTTCATTAGCATTTATGTAGCAAACCAATACTCTTTGCTAACATGTTATATATTTTTTGCTACTTTATTTTAACAATGTTGCTACTACAGTTAATGGTATGTGCTACCATGTTTTCATCTCAAAATCCCCAGTTTTTATAATGAATGCAACAATTGCTCTTTTATACTGCTTCATTAGTATTTTATTAGCTGTATCACCTCCATTTTATTGCTCTTCCTGATGTATGTGCTATGTATCTGTCGACAGGTTCCAGCTGCTTACAAGCATCTGTATGAGAAACACAGGTCTATTTATGGTCGTGATCTTGACACCACTCTCAAGAATTTTGGTGTTGGTTTGAAGCAAATGCATTCGCAGCGCATGGCAGCTTTGCTTATTGACATAGATGCAGCAAAGAAAGAAAGTGATGGTCCTAGTGTGCATTTCCCAAACAGAGGTGGAGTTGAAGATGAAAATATGGACGGTGCTGACGTGACATGATGATGAAGGTACTTCCAATCATGATGATGAAGAAATCCCGGCAGCCGATTCTCGAAGAAACAGACAACGACGAGTTTGTTGTCGAAGCAAGGGCTGCTGTCATGGACTCACGCACACTCGTCGTGGATATGCCGCAATCTGCTGTTCTGTTGGATTCTTCTACTGGTGGAGATGTTGCTGGTGAACAGGTTTCTGTTGACAGCCCTGTGATGTCACCTACAAACCCACCATTTGCTCGTATACCGGAGGGTATATCTGTAGAAGCTTGGAATAGAGCCCCTGACCCTCCATCAATGGAGCTATTCTCTCAGGATCCAGATGTAGTTGTTGTGTCTGAAGATCAAATCACTATTCCTGCAACAGAAATTACTCCGCCTGCTGATGTTCCTTCTGTAGTGAAGCTTGACGACACATGTAAGCTTTGACGACACATTTGCtttatttatgtgttgtaattGTAGTTTTTTGATCGTCTAACTATCTGTTCTTTTTTACTAGCTTCTGAGCAGCCTAAAGTTATGGagggtacaacaccacccataCCATCCAGGGATGCTGAAGATCACTTGGGCGAGAACGTGTCACCGCAACATCCTACAAACACAGGTCATTTTTGCCTAAGCAAGTTTTTTTCATCTTTCATTGTTCATGTTTACTAAGTTTTGAAAGTTTTTGCAGATGTTTCAGTTATTAAGAGAGCTAAACTTTTTGCTGCCGATGGCAAACTAAGTCTGATTGCTGGTATTCCTTTAAATGTGGGCTCAACTGTTGTTGTGGCTGAAAGAAGCCCTTCTCCTTCTGGTATTCCTTGAGCTTAAAATGTTCATTTGCtgcattttcatttttttgttgctACATTATGTATACTGTTTTGGCTACTTtacataataattgttgctacattccTTCTTTTTGTTTAAATGTTTATTTTTAGTACTCACTTGCTTTTCACAGCATAAAATGGTTTTTGTCTGTGTTTTTCTGCTTCAGATGTTGTTGCAGATGTTGTCACAAAAGATGCTAGTACTggtgctaaaactgttgaaaagaaaactaggtacaagAGGGCTGCCAAGGGTGAACTCTCTCCTCCGAAGCTGAAGAAGATTAAGGTCTCTCAAGATGTTGTGCGTAAGTACGACAAATATGTTTCACATGGACGGAAattcaagaggaagaagaagaatgaagtgGCGTGAGTCCTCCGTGtcatttttgtttattttttgctGCATGGGTTTTGTGTTTCATCTTACCCTTTTTCCTTCATTCTTTGGAAATAAAAGTGTTTGTTGGTTTTCCATTGCTGCAGCAAAGAGTTTCTGAAGATTGGTCGATTCTTTTGCTCGTACAAGTCCTTCATTGGAGCTCTTCGTCCACGCCAATATTTGAGCAATGTAGTGATGGCAGTTTGGACAGAGAAGTTCAATCATGCAGCAAAAGCAAGTGCTGAGAAGAATCCCCGAAATCACAAGAGATATGCTTTCTCTCCGTACTTTGCGGTGAGTAATTTATTGCATTTTTCTCTTCCAAGCTTGTCCAATGTTATCACTTGTTTCATCATCTTTTATTGTTTTCCAAACATACAGAAAAGCTTGCTCGTAGAAACCTCTACTTTTGACCCTGCCTCTGTCATGAAAGAGTTCAAAATTGCATGTAGCAAATTCAAAATTCTGAAAGATGACATGGTGAGTTTTTCGTGTGTGTTCTTGTTTCTGTGAGCAATTTCAAGGTTTCTCATGCATGTATATCTTCTTCATTCTTAAATTATCTCTCTCGTTTGTATGTAGCTTTACCTGCCCATTGTACAAGCCGATCACTGGATTGTATGTCTGCATCAACTTGCTCGTGCAAGCAATTTCACATTTTTGATTCAATGATGCCAGAGAATGGTGTGAGCAGCTTAGCAAAAGCAGCAAACAACTTGGTAGCAATTTCCACCTTTTTTTCTTAATGTTTTGCTTCAACTATTTTTTGTCCTTACTATCCCATGCTGTTTGTTTTTTCCAAAGTTCTCCAACTTCGTCCGGACTGCAAACGAGTCCAAAGTTTCATGGGTTGACTTTGGGAAATTCAAGGAAACCACACCTGACCATCCACAGCAAGACACTTTGTAAGTTTGCTTCACTGTTTTTTGACAATTAAATGATACAGTCATAATGTTTCTCTGCTTCTTTcctctttttactttgtttttcacCATTTTTTTTGGTTGATGCAGGTATGACTGTGGATTCTACAGCATTCTTTACATGGAGCACTTCAATGGGAAAGTCATGCCAAATTTCGAGAATGATGTAGTTCCGTATTTTCGAAGGTTGCTCGCAAGCAAGCCTAATCGACAACAGGGATAACCGGAGTGATGATGTCGACGTGATAATGAACGAGGATTTGCAGCAGGGATAGTTTAGCTTTTTGTTCAAAACACATGGTGTTGCTGCCTTTGTAACTCGTAACCATGTACTCGGAACATGGAGTAGAACTAGGCTTCCGGTGATGGTTCTATATGTTGGACCTCGTTAGTTGAATGATCAGTTCTTTTTATGTTTTTCTCAGCACAATCTACCGTATATAAGTTTAATGTTGGCTCTGGAATATGGATGATGTTTTGAGTTTAAGTATGACAAGTATTCTCATGTTTTATGGTCTTTTCCAAGTATCATTCTCTTTTTACTTGCTACATAAGTTGATTTTGTTTGTCTGTAAATACATAACCCACTTTGCTACCATGCTCATATATTTTTGTCGTCAATTTTACCTGTGGTACATGCACTTCCGTCATTTTTAAGTGTTGCTTCACACAAAGAGTTTATCTCCCTGACAATGTAATAAACAAGTTTTGCTTCAAA includes:
- the LOC124687807 gene encoding uncharacterized protein LOC124687807 — protein: MAKYNVVTKNKREHSQDRKRRAHGDPNSGKLKQRTDHHVISGKRKRKLQRRDKRDQKEAALVKALENNMGDVDMVSAEASSETGKDKPQIKFNVKKNSRIQIKRLKGKGRKKAKNANPPTKEKADAMVE